A genome region from Streptomyces sp. NBC_01296 includes the following:
- a CDS encoding SIS domain-containing protein: MPAVERHGSIMAAEIAQQPEVWRRLLTDGAGPIARTARAIAERRPRFVLLAARGSSDHAALYGKYLLEVGHGLPCGLSSMSTITAYGARPRLDDVLLVTVSQSGGSPDLIASTLAARTAGAITLAVTNNADSGLAAVAEYQIDILAGPEKALPATKTYTASLLALFLFAEGLRDADGTRAAAALPGLAQEVLARGGEVRELAARYRFAERMVVTSRGFGYPTAREAALKLMETSYIPALAYSGADLLHGPLAMVDNVSPVIAVVPDGRGGEALQPVLDRLRARGADLFAVGSKEQVEQATTGFALPVDGVPEELQPLLEILPLQLLAYEVTIARGQDPDAPRALAKVTETH; the protein is encoded by the coding sequence ATGCCCGCTGTGGAGCGGCACGGGAGCATCATGGCCGCCGAGATCGCACAGCAGCCCGAGGTGTGGCGGCGGCTCCTCACCGACGGGGCCGGGCCCATCGCGCGCACGGCCCGGGCGATCGCCGAGAGGCGGCCGCGGTTCGTGCTGCTCGCCGCCCGGGGGAGTTCCGATCACGCGGCGCTCTACGGGAAGTACCTGCTCGAGGTCGGGCACGGACTGCCCTGCGGGCTCAGCTCCATGTCCACCATCACCGCGTACGGAGCCCGGCCCCGGCTCGACGACGTCCTCCTCGTCACCGTCAGCCAGTCCGGCGGCTCGCCCGACCTCATCGCCTCCACCCTGGCCGCCCGTACCGCCGGGGCGATCACGCTCGCCGTCACCAACAACGCCGACTCCGGGCTGGCCGCGGTCGCCGAGTACCAGATCGACATCCTGGCCGGGCCCGAGAAGGCCCTGCCCGCCACCAAGACCTACACGGCCTCGCTGCTCGCGCTGTTCCTCTTCGCCGAGGGGCTGCGCGACGCGGACGGCACCCGGGCCGCGGCGGCGCTGCCCGGGCTCGCGCAGGAGGTGCTCGCGCGGGGCGGCGAGGTGCGGGAGCTGGCCGCGCGGTACCGGTTCGCCGAGCGGATGGTGGTCACCTCCCGGGGCTTCGGCTACCCCACGGCCCGCGAGGCCGCCCTCAAGCTGATGGAGACCAGCTACATCCCCGCCCTGGCCTACTCCGGCGCGGACCTGCTGCACGGCCCGCTCGCCATGGTCGACAACGTCTCCCCGGTGATCGCGGTGGTCCCCGACGGCCGCGGCGGCGAGGCGCTGCAGCCCGTGCTCGACCGGCTGCGGGCCAGGGGGGCCGACCTGTTCGCCGTCGGGTCGAAGGAGCAGGTCGAGCAGGCGACCACCGGGTTCGCGCTGCCCGTCGACGGCGTGCCCGAGGAGCTGCAGCCCCTGCTGGAGATCCTCCCGCTCCAGCTCCTCGCGTACGAGGTGACCATCGCCCGCGGCCAGGACCCGGACGCCCCGAGAGCACTGGCCAAGGTCACCGAGACCCACTGA
- a CDS encoding carbohydrate ABC transporter permease gives MRTRRPLRPGTVAKNLGALALAVVFVFPVYWMFSSALKPSGQILSKDPVFVFTPTLDNFTKATGVELFWTYVTNSLLVTVGAVVLALAVALAASFAIARMKFKGRKGLVLGVMMAQMAPWEVMVIAMYMIARDAEMLNSLPLLTAIYFVMVLPFTIWTLRGFIAAVPVTLEEAAQIDGCTRGQAFRKVIFPLLAPGLMSTSLFGFITAWNEFAMVLILNKDKTAQTLPLWLTQFQTAFGNDWGATMAASSLFAVPVLVIFVFLQRKAVGGMTAGAVKG, from the coding sequence CTGCGCACGCGCCGCCCGCTCCGCCCGGGCACGGTGGCGAAGAACCTGGGCGCCCTCGCCCTGGCCGTGGTCTTCGTCTTCCCGGTCTACTGGATGTTCTCCTCGGCGCTCAAGCCGTCCGGGCAGATCCTCTCCAAGGACCCCGTCTTCGTCTTCACCCCGACGCTCGACAACTTCACCAAGGCCACCGGCGTCGAGCTGTTCTGGACGTACGTGACGAACAGCCTGCTCGTCACCGTCGGCGCCGTCGTCCTCGCCCTGGCCGTCGCCCTCGCCGCGAGCTTCGCCATCGCCCGCATGAAGTTCAAGGGCCGCAAGGGCCTCGTACTCGGCGTGATGATGGCGCAGATGGCCCCCTGGGAGGTCATGGTCATCGCGATGTACATGATCGCCCGCGACGCCGAGATGCTGAACAGCCTCCCGCTGCTGACCGCGATCTACTTCGTGATGGTCCTGCCCTTCACCATCTGGACCCTGCGCGGCTTCATCGCGGCCGTCCCGGTGACGCTGGAGGAGGCCGCCCAGATCGACGGCTGCACCCGCGGCCAGGCCTTCCGCAAGGTGATCTTCCCGCTGCTGGCCCCCGGCCTGATGTCCACCTCGCTCTTCGGCTTCATCACCGCCTGGAACGAGTTCGCGATGGTCCTGATCCTCAACAAGGACAAGACCGCCCAGACCCTGCCCCTGTGGCTGACCCAGTTCCAGACCGCCTTCGGCAACGACTGGGGCGCCACCATGGCCGCGTCCTCGCTGTTCGCGGTCCCGGTCCTGGTGATCTTCGTCTTCCTCCAGCGCAAGGCCGTCGGCGGCATGACCGCCGGCGCCGTGAAGGGATAA
- a CDS encoding sensor histidine kinase — MNDLVRQHTALSETDLEWLHLLVSEWQLLSDLSFADLVLWVPTLDGTRYVSVAQMRPNTGPTSYQDDMVGHLVPRGRRPLLDAALDEGRIVREGDPEWREEVPVRVESIPVRREGRVLGVIARNTNLLTVRTPSRLELTYLQSASDLAQMIAAGTFPYPGQQVDMDASPRAGDGLIRLDADGVVTYASPNALSAYHRLGLAADLVGQHLGTTTAELAPSRGPVDEAIVKLASGWAPRETEIEGNSGVIQLRAIPLKPKGTRIGSLVLCRDVTELRRRERELITKDATIREIHHRVKNNLQTVAALLRLQARRMDSEGGREALNEAVRRVGSIAIVHETLSQNLDERVEFDEIADRVIAMVAEISPGKVECRRTGRFGILDAEVATPLSMVLTEILQNALEHAFTQGEGGRVEVSATRTGTGRADGRLLITVLDDGSGLPEGFDPQRAGNLGLQIVRTLVEGELGGTFDMLRAEPRGTKVVLDVPVSPQK, encoded by the coding sequence ATGAACGACCTCGTACGCCAGCACACCGCTCTCAGTGAAACCGACCTGGAGTGGCTCCACCTGCTGGTCTCGGAGTGGCAGCTGCTCTCCGACCTCTCCTTCGCCGACCTCGTGCTGTGGGTTCCCACCCTCGACGGCACCCGGTACGTCTCGGTCGCACAGATGCGCCCCAACACGGGCCCCACCTCGTACCAGGACGACATGGTCGGCCACCTGGTGCCGCGCGGCCGGCGCCCACTGCTGGACGCCGCGCTCGACGAGGGCCGGATCGTGCGCGAGGGCGACCCGGAGTGGCGCGAGGAGGTGCCCGTCCGCGTCGAGTCCATCCCGGTGCGCCGCGAGGGCCGGGTACTCGGAGTGATCGCCCGGAACACCAACCTGCTCACTGTGCGTACACCCAGCCGGCTGGAGCTCACCTACCTCCAGTCCGCCTCCGACCTGGCCCAGATGATCGCCGCCGGAACCTTTCCGTACCCCGGCCAGCAGGTGGACATGGACGCCTCCCCGCGGGCGGGCGACGGCCTGATCCGGCTCGACGCCGACGGGGTGGTCACGTACGCGTCCCCGAACGCGCTCTCCGCCTACCACCGGCTCGGCCTCGCCGCCGACCTCGTCGGCCAGCACCTGGGCACCACCACCGCCGAACTCGCCCCCTCCCGCGGCCCCGTGGACGAGGCGATCGTCAAGCTCGCCAGCGGCTGGGCCCCGCGCGAGACCGAGATCGAGGGCAACAGCGGGGTCATCCAGCTGCGCGCCATCCCGCTCAAGCCCAAGGGCACCCGGATCGGCTCCCTCGTCCTGTGCCGGGACGTCACGGAACTGCGCCGTCGCGAACGCGAATTGATCACCAAGGACGCGACCATCCGGGAGATCCACCACCGGGTGAAGAACAACCTGCAGACCGTGGCGGCACTGCTGCGGTTGCAGGCCAGGCGGATGGATTCCGAGGGCGGCCGCGAGGCGCTCAACGAGGCCGTGCGCCGTGTCGGTTCGATCGCGATCGTGCACGAGACGCTCTCTCAGAACCTGGACGAGCGCGTCGAGTTCGACGAGATCGCCGACCGCGTCATCGCGATGGTCGCCGAGATCTCGCCGGGCAAGGTGGAGTGCCGGCGTACCGGCCGGTTCGGGATCCTGGACGCGGAGGTCGCCACTCCGCTGTCGATGGTGCTGACCGAGATCCTCCAGAACGCCCTGGAGCACGCGTTCACCCAGGGGGAGGGCGGCCGGGTGGAGGTGTCCGCGACCCGCACCGGCACCGGCCGCGCCGACGGCCGGCTGCTGATCACGGTGCTCGACGACGGCTCCGGTCTGCCCGAGGGCTTCGACCCGCAGCGCGCCGGAAACCTCGGGCTGCAGATCGTACGGACCCTCGTGGAGGGCGAGCTCGGCGGCACGTTCGACATGCTCCGGGCCGAGCCGCGCGGCACCAAGGTCGTCCTCGACGTCCCGGTCAGCCCGCAGAAGTAG
- the nagB gene encoding glucosamine-6-phosphate deaminase has product MEVVIVPDAKAGGELIAEAMAALVRRKPDALLGVATGSTPLPIYEALAAKVKAGEADASRARICQLDEYVGLPAGHPESYRAVVLREVVEPLGLSEAAFMGPDGSAADVVAACEAYDRALAQAGGVDLQLLGIGTDGHIGFNEPCSSLASRTRIKTLTEQTRVDNARFFDDDIDQVPHHVITQGIGTILDARHLVLLATGEGKAEAVAQTVEGPLSALVPASALQLHRHATVVVDEAAASKLKLADYFRHAYANKPAWQGL; this is encoded by the coding sequence GTGGAAGTTGTCATCGTCCCGGACGCCAAGGCAGGCGGCGAGCTCATCGCGGAGGCCATGGCCGCCCTGGTCCGACGCAAGCCCGACGCCCTGCTCGGTGTGGCGACCGGCTCCACCCCGCTGCCCATCTACGAAGCCCTGGCCGCCAAGGTGAAGGCCGGCGAGGCCGACGCCTCCCGGGCCCGCATCTGCCAGCTCGACGAGTACGTCGGCCTGCCGGCCGGGCACCCGGAGTCGTACCGCGCCGTCGTGCTCCGCGAGGTCGTCGAGCCGCTCGGCCTGTCCGAGGCCGCCTTCATGGGCCCCGACGGCTCCGCCGCGGACGTCGTCGCGGCGTGCGAGGCGTACGACCGCGCGCTGGCGCAGGCCGGCGGAGTGGACCTCCAGCTGCTCGGCATCGGCACCGACGGGCACATCGGCTTCAACGAGCCCTGCTCCTCGCTCGCCTCCCGCACCCGCATCAAGACGCTGACCGAGCAGACGCGCGTCGACAACGCGCGCTTCTTCGACGACGACATAGACCAGGTCCCGCACCACGTCATCACCCAGGGCATCGGCACCATCCTGGACGCCCGCCACCTGGTCCTGCTCGCGACCGGCGAGGGCAAGGCCGAGGCCGTCGCGCAGACCGTCGAAGGGCCGTTGTCGGCGCTGGTCCCGGCGTCTGCGCTGCAGCTGCACCGGCATGCGACGGTGGTCGTGGACGAGGCCGCCGCGTCCAAGCTGAAGCTGGCGGACTACTTCCGGCACGCCTACGCCAACAAGCCCGCGTGGCAGGGGCTTTAG
- a CDS encoding WhiB family transcriptional regulator has translation MDWRHNAVCREEDPELFFPIGNTGPALLQIEEAKAVCRRCPVMEQCLQWALESGQDSGVWGGLSEDERRAMKRRAARNRARNATA, from the coding sequence ATGGACTGGCGTCACAACGCCGTTTGCCGCGAGGAAGACCCGGAACTCTTCTTCCCCATCGGCAACACCGGTCCTGCGCTGCTGCAGATCGAGGAAGCCAAGGCCGTCTGCCGCCGCTGCCCCGTCATGGAGCAGTGCCTGCAGTGGGCGCTCGAGTCCGGTCAGGACTCCGGCGTCTGGGGCGGTCTCAGCGAGGACGAGCGCCGCGCGATGAAGCGCCGCGCCGCTCGCAATCGGGCGCGCAACGCCACCGCCTGA
- a CDS encoding diacylglycerol/lipid kinase family protein — MRALLVANPAATTTSARTRDVLTHALASEMKLEAVTTEYRGHARDLGRTATENGIDLVVALGGDGTVNEVVNGLLHNGPDPERLPRLAVVPGGSTNVFARALGLPNDAVEATGALLDALREQRERTVGLGLAAGTPGTEDESVPARWFTFCAGFGFDAGVVGRVEQQRERGKRSTHALYVRQLMRQFWDDPNRRHGTVTLERPGADPVTGLALSIVCNTSPWTYLGNRPLYASPEASFDTALDVLALNRLSTPAVARYATQLLTSTPERGPHGKHAVSLHDLTDFTLHSKVPLPFQMDGDHLGLRTSVRFTGVRRALRVIV, encoded by the coding sequence ATGCGTGCACTTCTCGTGGCCAACCCAGCAGCGACGACCACCAGTGCGCGCACGCGCGACGTCCTGACCCATGCCCTGGCCAGCGAGATGAAGCTGGAGGCGGTGACCACCGAGTACCGCGGGCACGCCCGGGACCTGGGCCGCACGGCGACCGAGAACGGCATCGACCTCGTCGTGGCACTCGGCGGCGACGGCACGGTCAACGAGGTGGTCAACGGGCTGCTGCACAACGGGCCGGATCCGGAGCGGCTGCCCCGGCTGGCGGTGGTCCCCGGCGGCTCGACCAATGTGTTCGCCCGCGCGCTCGGGCTGCCCAACGACGCGGTCGAGGCGACCGGCGCCCTGCTGGACGCACTGCGGGAACAGCGCGAGCGGACGGTGGGCCTCGGGCTGGCGGCCGGCACCCCGGGCACGGAGGACGAGTCGGTTCCGGCGCGCTGGTTCACGTTCTGCGCGGGCTTCGGTTTCGACGCGGGGGTGGTGGGCCGGGTCGAGCAGCAGCGGGAGCGCGGCAAGCGTTCGACGCACGCCCTGTACGTACGACAGCTGATGCGTCAGTTCTGGGACGACCCGAACCGGCGCCACGGCACGGTGACGCTGGAGCGCCCCGGCGCGGATCCCGTCACCGGCCTGGCGCTGTCGATAGTCTGCAACACCTCGCCGTGGACGTATCTGGGCAATCGTCCGCTTTACGCCTCTCCGGAGGCGTCGTTCGATACTGCACTTGACGTATTGGCGCTCAACCGTTTGTCAACTCCGGCGGTCGCCCGCTACGCCACACAGCTCCTGACCTCGACTCCTGAGCGCGGTCCGCACGGCAAGCACGCGGTGTCTCTGCACGATCTGACCGACTTCACCTTGCATTCGAAGGTTCCGCTTCCGTTCCAGATGGACGGAGACCACCTCGGTCTGCGCACCAGCGTTCGGTTCACAGGCGTACGCCGTGCACTGCGTGTGATTGTGTGA
- a CDS encoding TetR/AcrR family transcriptional regulator: MVTGQRGRPRSFDRDAALDKAMLAFWERGYEGTSISDLTASLGIGAPSLYAAFGDKRKLFDEVVAVYGGRYADFAAVALAEEPTARAGLRRVLREAAEIYTDPAHPPGCLVISAAVNTTSQEVAQALRERRDAGLEVFARRIRADVAAGALPAGTDAQALARYAMAVLVGMSQQSRDGASREELEAVAELAMGAWPQ, from the coding sequence ATGGTGACCGGACAGCGCGGCAGGCCCCGCTCCTTCGACCGCGACGCCGCCCTCGACAAGGCGATGCTCGCTTTCTGGGAGCGCGGCTACGAGGGGACCTCGATCTCCGACCTGACCGCCTCGCTGGGCATCGGCGCACCCAGCCTGTACGCCGCCTTCGGCGACAAGCGCAAGCTCTTCGACGAGGTCGTCGCGGTCTACGGCGGCCGGTACGCCGACTTCGCGGCCGTGGCCCTGGCCGAGGAGCCCACCGCCCGGGCCGGCCTGCGGCGCGTCCTGCGCGAGGCGGCCGAGATCTACACCGACCCGGCCCACCCGCCGGGCTGCCTGGTGATCAGCGCGGCCGTCAACACCACCTCGCAGGAGGTGGCCCAGGCCCTGCGCGAACGCCGCGACGCCGGCCTGGAGGTGTTCGCGCGCAGGATCAGGGCGGACGTCGCCGCCGGCGCGCTGCCCGCCGGCACGGACGCGCAGGCGCTGGCCCGCTACGCGATGGCGGTGCTCGTGGGGATGTCCCAGCAGTCGCGCGACGGGGCGAGCCGGGAAGAACTGGAAGCGGTTGCGGAACTGGCGATGGGGGCCTGGCCGCAGTAG
- a CDS encoding RNA polymerase sigma factor SigF: MPVRGGDRPRVRHEVDGGIPEQQHARPHPADADAEDGFLDSAERRAGPMSENQHEEPQSSQPPGAAATAPEPVPVSAPVLPVSTALPDPRDRSGARALFIELRALPDGSAEKAELRNRLVRMHLPLVEHLARRFRNRGEPLDDLTQVATIGLIKSVDRFDPDRGVEFSTYATPTVVGEIKRHFRDKGWAVRVPRRLQELRLSLTTATAELSQQHGRSPTVHELAERLGISEEEVLEGLESANAYSTLSLDVPDTDDESPAVADTLGAEDEALEGVEYRESLKPLLEGLPPREKRILLLRFFGNMTQSQIAQEVGISQMHVSRLLARTLAQLREKLLVEE; this comes from the coding sequence ATCCCGGTGCGGGGCGGGGATCGGCCCCGGGTACGGCACGAGGTCGACGGCGGCATCCCGGAGCAGCAGCACGCCCGGCCGCACCCGGCTGACGCGGATGCGGAAGACGGCTTTTTGGACTCGGCGGAGCGACGGGCGGGCCCTATGAGCGAGAACCAGCACGAAGAACCACAATCCTCACAGCCACCCGGGGCCGCTGCCACGGCCCCGGAACCGGTCCCGGTGTCGGCACCGGTGCTGCCGGTGTCCACGGCGCTGCCCGATCCGCGCGACCGCAGCGGGGCGCGGGCCCTGTTCATCGAGCTGCGGGCGCTGCCCGACGGCTCGGCGGAGAAGGCGGAGCTGCGCAACCGGCTCGTGCGGATGCACCTGCCGCTGGTCGAGCACCTCGCCCGGCGGTTCCGCAACCGCGGTGAACCGCTCGACGACCTGACGCAGGTCGCCACGATCGGGCTGATCAAGTCGGTGGACCGGTTCGACCCGGACCGCGGGGTCGAGTTCTCCACGTACGCGACGCCCACCGTGGTCGGCGAGATCAAGCGGCACTTCCGCGACAAGGGCTGGGCCGTGCGCGTGCCGCGGCGCCTGCAGGAGCTGCGGCTCTCGCTGACCACGGCCACGGCGGAACTGTCCCAGCAGCACGGCCGCTCCCCCACGGTCCACGAGCTCGCCGAACGGCTCGGGATCTCCGAGGAGGAGGTGCTGGAGGGGCTGGAATCGGCCAATGCCTACAGCACGCTCTCCCTCGACGTCCCGGACACCGACGACGAATCGCCGGCCGTCGCGGACACGCTGGGCGCGGAGGACGAGGCGCTGGAGGGCGTCGAGTACCGCGAGTCGCTCAAGCCGCTGCTGGAGGGGCTGCCTCCGCGGGAGAAGCGGATCCTGCTGCTGCGGTTCTTCGGCAACATGACCCAGTCGCAGATCGCGCAGGAGGTCGGCATCTCGCAGATGCACGTCTCCCGCCTGCTGGCCCGCACCCTGGCCCAGCTGCGCGAGAAGCTCCTGGTCGAGGAGTAG
- a CDS encoding glycoside hydrolase family 3 protein, with the protein MTVLAHGVTASDANDDLTRDALAVLQPGFEGTAAPAWLLRQVGEGLTAVGLFGRNIASPEQLAALTAQLRAERDDVLVAIDEEGGDVTRLEVRGGSSFPGNLALGAVDDTALTRDVARELGRRLAECGVNLNWAPSADVNSNPDNPVIGVRSFGADTHLAARHTAAYVEGLQAAGVAACTKHFPGHGDTNVDSHHALPRIDVDLDTLAARELVPFRAAIEAGTKAVMSAHILVPALDPTRPATLSPQILTGLLRKELGYEGLIVTDGMEMNAIAGTYGIERGSVLAIAAGADAICVGGGLADEATVLRLRDALVAAVREGALPQERLADAAARVRSLAAWTRQARAAAAPGAPLEGSAPGIGLEAARRAVVVSGAAAPVSAPYVATLAPVANIAVGDETPWGVAAELAALVPGTGSGVFPEGATAADVLAAAGERTVVAVVRDAHRHPWMAQALDALVAARPDTVVVEMGVPRAEPRGALYIATHGASRVCGRAAAEIIAGA; encoded by the coding sequence ATGACCGTCCTTGCGCACGGCGTCACTGCATCCGATGCGAACGATGACCTGACCCGCGACGCCCTCGCGGTCCTCCAGCCCGGCTTCGAGGGCACCGCCGCTCCGGCGTGGCTGCTCCGCCAGGTCGGCGAAGGCCTCACCGCCGTCGGCCTCTTCGGCCGCAACATCGCCTCGCCCGAGCAGCTCGCCGCGCTCACCGCGCAGCTGCGCGCCGAGCGCGACGACGTCCTCGTCGCCATCGACGAGGAGGGCGGCGACGTCACCCGCCTCGAGGTCCGCGGCGGCTCGTCCTTCCCCGGCAACCTGGCCCTCGGCGCCGTCGACGACACCGCGCTGACCCGGGACGTCGCCCGCGAGCTCGGCCGCCGCCTCGCCGAGTGCGGGGTCAACCTCAACTGGGCCCCGTCCGCCGACGTCAACTCCAACCCGGACAACCCGGTGATCGGCGTCCGGTCCTTCGGCGCCGACACCCACCTCGCCGCCCGGCACACCGCCGCCTACGTCGAGGGCCTGCAGGCCGCCGGCGTCGCCGCGTGCACCAAGCACTTCCCGGGCCACGGCGACACCAACGTCGACTCGCACCACGCCCTGCCGCGCATCGACGTCGACCTGGACACGCTGGCGGCGCGCGAACTGGTGCCCTTCCGGGCGGCCATCGAGGCCGGCACCAAGGCCGTGATGAGCGCGCACATCCTGGTGCCCGCCCTCGACCCGACCCGCCCGGCGACGCTCAGCCCGCAGATCCTGACCGGCCTGCTGCGCAAGGAGCTCGGCTACGAGGGCCTGATCGTCACCGACGGCATGGAGATGAACGCCATCGCCGGGACGTACGGCATCGAGCGCGGCTCGGTCCTCGCCATCGCGGCCGGCGCCGACGCGATCTGCGTCGGCGGCGGGCTCGCCGACGAGGCCACCGTGCTCCGGCTGCGCGATGCACTGGTCGCGGCCGTACGGGAGGGCGCGCTGCCGCAGGAGCGACTCGCCGACGCCGCCGCCCGCGTCCGGTCGCTGGCCGCATGGACCCGGCAGGCCCGGGCCGCCGCCGCGCCGGGCGCGCCGCTGGAGGGGAGCGCGCCCGGCATCGGCCTGGAGGCGGCCCGCCGCGCGGTGGTCGTCTCCGGCGCCGCCGCGCCCGTGTCCGCCCCGTACGTCGCCACGCTCGCGCCCGTCGCGAACATCGCGGTGGGCGACGAGACGCCGTGGGGCGTGGCCGCCGAACTGGCCGCGCTGGTACCGGGAACGGGGTCCGGGGTGTTCCCGGAGGGCGCCACGGCCGCGGACGTCCTGGCGGCGGCGGGCGAACGCACCGTCGTGGCGGTGGTCCGCGACGCGCACCGCCACCCGTGGATGGCGCAGGCCCTGGACGCGCTGGTCGCTGCGCGGCCGGACACGGTGGTGGTCGAGATGGGCGTCCCCCGGGCCGAGCCCCGCGGCGCGCTGTACATCGCGACGCACGGGGCCTCGCGCGTCTGCGGCCGCGCGGCCGCGGAGATCATCGCGGGAGCGTAG
- a CDS encoding SDR family NAD(P)-dependent oxidoreductase produces the protein MGVLKGKTALVTGGSRGIGRAVAERLARDGALVAVHYGRNEEAAKETVAAIGAAGGRAFAIGAELGVPGDAQALWAAYEAHPLHTDTVDILVNNAGAATFAGIADTDEETYDRVHALNAKAPFFVIRHGLARLRDGGRIVNVTGTPEIALPAILATIAAKGAVNALTRSLAAELAPRGITVNSVGPGITDTDLNAAWLADPAARAHASSRSVFGRVGTADEVADVVAFLASADSRWVTGQHLDATGGLQLSLL, from the coding sequence ATGGGCGTGCTCAAGGGGAAGACGGCACTGGTCACGGGCGGCAGCCGGGGTATCGGGCGGGCGGTGGCGGAGCGGCTGGCCCGGGACGGGGCGCTGGTCGCCGTGCACTACGGGCGCAACGAGGAGGCGGCGAAGGAAACGGTCGCGGCCATCGGGGCGGCCGGCGGACGGGCGTTCGCGATCGGGGCCGAGCTCGGGGTTCCGGGTGATGCGCAGGCCCTGTGGGCGGCGTACGAGGCGCACCCGCTGCACACCGACACGGTCGACATCCTGGTGAACAACGCGGGCGCCGCCACGTTCGCCGGCATCGCGGACACCGACGAGGAGACGTACGACCGGGTGCACGCGCTCAACGCGAAGGCGCCGTTCTTCGTGATCAGGCACGGGCTGGCGCGGCTGCGGGACGGCGGCCGGATCGTGAACGTGACCGGCACCCCGGAGATCGCCCTGCCCGCGATCCTGGCCACGATCGCGGCCAAGGGCGCGGTGAACGCGCTGACCCGGTCCCTGGCGGCCGAGCTGGCCCCGCGCGGGATCACCGTGAACTCGGTGGGCCCCGGCATCACGGACACCGACCTCAACGCGGCCTGGCTGGCGGACCCCGCGGCGCGGGCGCACGCGTCCTCCCGCTCCGTCTTCGGGCGGGTGGGCACGGCCGACGAAGTCGCCGACGTGGTGGCGTTCCTGGCCTCGGCGGACTCCCGCTGGGTGACGGGCCAGCACCTGGACGCGACGGGCGGCCTGCAGCTGTCGCTGCTCTGA
- a CDS encoding UBP-type zinc finger domain-containing protein: protein MSECTHVAELPRPEPVPSALTCLECQVLGSHPVQLRMCLGCGHVACCDSSPHRHATAHYQSTGHPVMRSYEPGETWRWCFVDGSIV from the coding sequence ATGAGCGAGTGCACCCACGTTGCCGAACTGCCGCGCCCCGAGCCTGTCCCGAGTGCCCTGACCTGCCTTGAATGTCAGGTGCTCGGCAGCCATCCGGTGCAGTTGCGCATGTGCCTGGGGTGCGGGCACGTGGCGTGCTGCGATTCCTCCCCGCACCGGCACGCCACGGCGCACTATCAGAGCACCGGCCATCCGGTCATGCGAAGCTACGAGCCGGGCGAGACGTGGCGGTGGTGTTTTGTCGACGGTTCGATCGTCTGA
- a CDS encoding anti-sigma regulatory factor, which produces MSQIAGEPGTQDFVEVRLPAAGAYLSVLRTATAGLAARLDFTLDEIEDLRIAVDEACAILLQQAVPGSVLSCVFRLVDDSLEVTVSAPTTDGRAPERDTFAWTVLSALAGKVESTVEEDKTVSISLYKQRGAGPGPA; this is translated from the coding sequence GTGTCCCAGATCGCAGGCGAGCCCGGGACCCAGGACTTCGTGGAAGTCCGGCTGCCCGCTGCGGGTGCCTACCTGTCGGTGCTGCGAACGGCCACGGCCGGTCTCGCGGCACGTTTGGACTTCACCCTCGACGAGATCGAGGACCTCCGCATCGCGGTGGACGAGGCCTGCGCGATCCTGCTCCAGCAGGCCGTGCCGGGCTCCGTCCTCAGCTGCGTGTTCCGGCTGGTCGACGACTCGCTCGAGGTGACCGTCTCGGCGCCGACCACGGACGGGCGTGCGCCCGAGCGCGACACGTTCGCCTGGACCGTCCTGTCGGCACTGGCCGGCAAGGTCGAGTCCACCGTCGAGGAGGACAAGACGGTGAGCATCAGCCTCTACAAACAGCGCGGCGCGGGTCCAGGCCCGGCGTGA